The following coding sequences lie in one Kribbella sp. NBC_00709 genomic window:
- a CDS encoding class I SAM-dependent methyltransferase, whose protein sequence is MQPVVRADEPARSAEVGALEVVRAALLDRSGLVRALASGRRRGLEAPTYLRVEVRYVDLKRQRHLQITEFDERQAHTRNVAEADAAKAVDELLGEPYGSWHVETTSETLRLRYTKKGKELLHRQDDSREQETGHDRVKQRVLDPGAPFLIELGISDHQGRVKPSRQAKYKQIDEFCKLLAPALDEAIGAGRIAGGRPLQVVDLGCGNAYLTLAAYHLLSAAGHDVRMTGIDHNPAARKRNARVVEALGWQDHLRFVDATIEAAELDVRPDVVLALHACDTATDDALARAVGWEAPLVLAAPCCHHDIQKQLKSVTPPVPYALMTRYGIVRERFADVLTDSLRAAVLRQVGYRVEVVQFVDSQHTPRNLLLRAARTGAKPTADLQAEYQALVTEWQVNPRLAQLLLPPETPASSETPPGGRNPGAGVVS, encoded by the coding sequence ATGCAACCAGTGGTGCGGGCGGACGAGCCGGCGCGGTCGGCGGAGGTCGGCGCGCTGGAGGTGGTCCGTGCTGCCTTGCTGGACCGGAGTGGTCTGGTGCGGGCGCTGGCCTCCGGGCGGCGGCGCGGTCTCGAGGCGCCGACGTACCTGAGGGTCGAGGTGCGGTATGTCGATCTGAAGAGGCAGCGGCACCTGCAGATCACCGAGTTCGACGAGCGGCAGGCCCACACGCGGAACGTCGCCGAGGCCGACGCGGCGAAGGCGGTCGACGAGCTCCTCGGCGAGCCGTACGGGTCGTGGCACGTGGAGACGACGAGCGAGACCTTGCGGCTGCGCTACACCAAGAAGGGCAAGGAGCTGCTGCACCGGCAGGACGACAGCCGGGAGCAGGAGACCGGCCACGACCGGGTGAAGCAGCGGGTGCTCGATCCGGGCGCGCCGTTCCTGATCGAGCTCGGCATCAGCGACCACCAGGGTCGGGTGAAGCCGTCGCGGCAGGCGAAGTACAAGCAGATCGACGAGTTCTGCAAGCTGCTTGCGCCTGCGCTCGACGAGGCGATCGGGGCGGGGCGGATCGCGGGAGGCCGGCCGCTGCAGGTGGTGGACCTCGGCTGCGGGAACGCGTACCTCACGCTGGCGGCGTACCACCTGCTGTCCGCGGCCGGGCACGACGTCCGGATGACCGGTATCGACCACAACCCGGCGGCCCGGAAGCGGAACGCCCGGGTGGTCGAGGCGCTCGGCTGGCAGGACCACCTGCGGTTCGTCGACGCGACGATCGAAGCGGCCGAGCTCGACGTACGGCCGGACGTCGTACTGGCGCTGCACGCGTGCGACACGGCGACCGACGACGCGCTCGCGCGGGCGGTCGGCTGGGAGGCTCCGCTGGTGCTCGCGGCCCCATGTTGTCATCACGACATCCAAAAGCAGCTCAAGAGCGTCACACCACCGGTGCCTTATGCGTTGATGACGCGATATGGCATCGTTCGTGAGCGGTTTGCCGACGTCCTGACGGATTCACTGCGGGCGGCGGTGCTGCGACAGGTCGGTTACCGGGTGGAGGTCGTGCAGTTCGTGGACAGTCAGCACACGCCGCGCAATCTGCTGCTCCGCGCTGCGCGGACCGGCGCCAAGCCGACCGCCGACCTGCAGGCCGAGTACCAGGCCCTGGTCACCGAGTGGCAGGTCAACCCGCGGCTCGCCCAGCTCCTCCTCCCACCCGAGACGCCTGCTTCTTCCGAGACGCCGCCCGGCGGGCGGAACCCCGGTGCTGGGGTGGTCTCGTGA
- a CDS encoding ArsR/SmtB family transcription factor has translation MSDENEPPEPPRTVRLDRHLVRALAHPMRTRILGLLRVYGPQTATSLAARLSVNTGATSYHLRQLADAGLVLEDDSRGNARDRWWKAAHQGTEFNKAELLEQEPELALGFLHGIGQTYAENIFGYIDAMQTMPEDWRDASLLADYFFHLRADQLDAMMHEVMAVLDKYKTADLTAPLPEGAEQVTVQIQAFPRETRQRDEE, from the coding sequence ATGAGCGACGAGAACGAGCCCCCGGAGCCGCCCCGGACAGTCCGGCTGGACCGGCACCTGGTGCGAGCACTGGCCCACCCGATGCGGACCCGCATCCTCGGCCTGCTGCGGGTCTACGGCCCGCAGACCGCCACCAGCCTGGCGGCCCGGCTCTCCGTGAACACCGGAGCGACCAGCTACCACCTGCGGCAGCTTGCCGACGCCGGGCTGGTGCTGGAGGACGACAGCCGCGGCAACGCGCGCGACCGCTGGTGGAAGGCGGCCCACCAAGGCACCGAGTTCAACAAGGCCGAACTGCTCGAGCAGGAGCCCGAGCTCGCACTGGGCTTCCTGCACGGCATCGGGCAGACGTACGCCGAGAACATCTTCGGCTACATCGACGCGATGCAGACCATGCCGGAGGACTGGCGCGACGCCAGCCTGCTCGCGGACTACTTCTTCCACCTGCGAGCCGACCAGCTCGACGCGATGATGCACGAGGTCATGGCGGTGCTGGACAAGTACAAGACAGCCGACCTGACCGCCCCGCTGCCGGAGGGCGCCGAGCAGGTCACGGTCCAGATCCAGGCCTTCCCGCGCGAGACGCGGCAGCGGGACGAGGAGTGA
- a CDS encoding MFS transporter — MGDKGNRAPLIAFLVANVVSICGTRVSAIAIPWFVLITTGSPVKTGLVAMAEMAPLVLVKAVGGPMIDKVGARRISVVADTASTAIVGLVPLLHMLGLLHFPALLVLVAIAGACRGPGDSAKETLIPDIARAARVPLERVTGLESTTERLAGFFAYALAGGLITLVGAVNALWIDAASFGVCALLIARWIPKYTRQESTDEVEQGYGQRLLEGWHFLRTDKLLLPLVSMIAVTNLLDAATSTVLLPVWIKTHGYGPGHTSLILTAFGVTATAFALLASAIGDRIPRKLIFTLAFLIAGAPRFVAMATDSPVWVLMAVYAVAGIGAGFINPVLGAIRVERIPSHLLGRVNSLSNAACWTGVPLGGVVAGVGIAAIGLAPALLAGGAIYLIATMSPVLIGRHEKWKATPDPTGPAETAADPDRVAVAAS; from the coding sequence ATGGGCGACAAAGGAAACCGGGCGCCGCTGATCGCGTTCCTGGTGGCGAACGTGGTATCGATCTGCGGGACCCGCGTCAGCGCGATCGCGATCCCGTGGTTCGTGCTGATCACCACCGGCTCGCCGGTCAAGACCGGTCTGGTGGCGATGGCCGAGATGGCTCCACTGGTGCTGGTGAAGGCTGTCGGCGGACCGATGATCGACAAGGTCGGAGCACGCCGGATCAGCGTCGTCGCAGACACCGCGAGTACGGCGATTGTCGGCCTGGTGCCGCTGCTGCACATGCTCGGCCTGCTGCACTTTCCAGCGCTTCTCGTGCTGGTTGCGATCGCCGGCGCCTGCCGCGGACCAGGTGATTCCGCCAAGGAGACGCTCATCCCGGACATCGCCCGGGCGGCCAGAGTGCCGCTGGAGCGAGTGACAGGCCTGGAGAGTACGACGGAACGCCTGGCCGGCTTCTTCGCGTACGCACTGGCCGGCGGACTCATCACCCTGGTCGGCGCAGTCAACGCACTGTGGATCGACGCGGCATCGTTCGGCGTGTGCGCCCTACTCATCGCCCGCTGGATCCCCAAGTACACAAGGCAGGAGTCCACGGACGAGGTCGAGCAGGGCTACGGGCAAAGGCTGCTGGAGGGCTGGCACTTCCTCCGCACCGACAAGCTTCTGCTCCCGCTGGTCAGCATGATCGCGGTGACCAATCTGCTCGATGCTGCGACCAGCACAGTGCTGCTACCGGTCTGGATCAAGACTCACGGCTACGGCCCGGGCCACACCAGTCTGATCCTCACCGCGTTCGGTGTGACCGCCACCGCGTTCGCCTTGCTGGCGTCGGCCATCGGCGACCGGATCCCGCGCAAGCTGATTTTCACGCTGGCCTTCCTGATCGCCGGCGCCCCGCGCTTCGTCGCGATGGCGACCGACTCCCCGGTCTGGGTCCTGATGGCGGTGTACGCCGTAGCCGGTATCGGAGCCGGCTTCATCAACCCGGTGCTCGGCGCGATCCGCGTCGAACGGATCCCCAGCCACCTGCTCGGCCGAGTCAACTCGCTGTCGAACGCGGCCTGCTGGACCGGCGTACCGCTCGGTGGCGTGGTCGCCGGCGTGGGCATCGCAGCGATCGGCCTGGCGCCCGCGCTGCTCGCCGGGGGCGCGATCTACCTGATCGCGACCATGTCGCCGGTGCTGATCGGCCGGCACGAGAAGTGGAAAGCTACACCGGATCCGACGGGTCCGGCGGAAACGGCGGCTGATCCGGATCGGGTGGCAGTTGCAGCGTCCTAG
- a CDS encoding carbohydrate ABC transporter permease has product MSMRTEISAPAGREPTADGPPGGTPAAPPRPRKRSDRVAYLFLGPWFVGLLLLTAGPLLGSLYLSFTKFNLLQPPAWNGFGNYVKMFTDDPRYLQSLKVTFIYVALTVPLQLGFALAVAVMLNRPLRGMAWYRSIYYIPSLLGGSVAIAVIWGQLFDDDGVLNAFLAFFGVGGRSWISNPDTALYTLVLLNIWQFGSPMVIFLAGLKQIPQELYDAASVDGANPWRRFWSVTVPLLTPIIFFNVVLQIIQAFQAFTPAYVVSGGSGGPSDSTLFYTLYLYQQGFTNLNMGYASAMAWVLLLIIATFTLINFGLARRWVYYEDR; this is encoded by the coding sequence ATGAGCATGAGAACCGAGATCTCGGCTCCGGCGGGCCGCGAACCGACAGCTGACGGCCCTCCCGGCGGCACCCCGGCAGCGCCGCCCAGACCCAGGAAGCGCTCCGACCGGGTCGCCTATCTCTTCCTCGGCCCGTGGTTCGTGGGACTGCTGCTGCTCACCGCCGGACCACTGCTCGGATCCCTGTATCTGTCGTTCACCAAGTTCAACCTGCTGCAGCCACCCGCGTGGAACGGCTTCGGCAACTACGTCAAGATGTTCACCGACGACCCGCGCTACCTGCAGTCGTTGAAGGTCACCTTCATCTACGTCGCCCTGACCGTCCCGCTGCAGCTGGGCTTCGCACTGGCGGTCGCCGTCATGCTGAACCGCCCACTGCGCGGCATGGCGTGGTACCGGTCGATCTACTACATCCCCTCCCTGCTCGGCGGCAGCGTCGCGATCGCGGTGATCTGGGGCCAGCTGTTCGACGACGACGGCGTCCTGAACGCGTTCCTCGCGTTCTTCGGCGTCGGCGGCCGCAGCTGGATCTCCAACCCCGACACCGCGCTCTACACGCTCGTACTACTGAACATCTGGCAGTTCGGCTCGCCGATGGTGATCTTCCTGGCCGGACTCAAACAGATCCCGCAGGAGTTGTACGACGCGGCGTCGGTCGACGGGGCGAATCCCTGGCGGCGGTTCTGGTCGGTCACCGTGCCGCTGCTGACGCCCATCATCTTCTTCAATGTCGTGCTGCAGATCATCCAGGCGTTCCAGGCCTTCACTCCGGCGTACGTCGTGAGCGGAGGCAGCGGTGGTCCGTCGGACTCGACGTTGTTCTACACGCTGTACCTGTACCAGCAGGGTTTCACGAACCTGAACATGGGCTACGCGTCCGCGATGGCGTGGGTGCTGCTGCTGATCATCGCCACCTTCACGCTGATCAACTTCGGGCTCGCCCGCCGCTGGGTCTACTACGAGGACCGCTGA
- a CDS encoding carbohydrate ABC transporter permease, with protein MTTLQHLPADRRRGRRWLTHLALIAGTLVMVYPLLWMVGGSFKSEQDIFSQLNPFPSSLDPRNYIAGWTATDPTFTRFYINSLLIAVLAVAGNVIACTLTAYAFARLEFRGKKVFFGIMLGSIMLPAHALLIPQYVLFFHLGWVNTYLPLVVPKFLATDAFFIFLMVQFIRTIPRTLDEAAMIDGCGKVRIFSRIILPLTGPVLITTMIFTFIWTYNDFFAQLIYLSYPSSETVPVALRRFVDATGDSSYGQLLAMSVLSLMPTFIVFLLAQRRIVEGIATTGLKG; from the coding sequence ATGACGACTCTCCAGCACCTTCCCGCAGATCGCCGGCGCGGACGCAGGTGGCTGACCCACCTCGCGCTGATCGCCGGCACCCTGGTGATGGTCTATCCGCTGCTCTGGATGGTCGGCGGATCCTTCAAGAGCGAACAGGACATCTTCTCCCAGCTCAACCCGTTCCCCAGTTCGCTGGACCCCCGCAACTACATCGCCGGCTGGACCGCGACGGATCCGACCTTCACCCGGTTCTACATCAACTCACTGCTGATCGCCGTACTCGCGGTGGCCGGGAACGTGATCGCCTGCACGCTCACGGCGTACGCGTTCGCCCGGCTGGAGTTCCGCGGCAAGAAGGTGTTCTTCGGCATCATGCTCGGCTCGATCATGCTGCCGGCGCACGCGCTGCTGATCCCGCAGTACGTGCTGTTCTTCCACCTCGGCTGGGTGAACACCTATCTCCCGCTGGTGGTGCCGAAGTTCCTGGCCACCGACGCGTTCTTCATCTTCTTGATGGTCCAGTTCATCCGGACGATCCCGCGCACGCTGGACGAGGCCGCGATGATCGACGGCTGCGGCAAGGTCCGCATCTTCAGCCGGATCATCCTGCCGCTGACCGGGCCGGTGCTGATCACCACCATGATCTTCACGTTCATCTGGACGTACAACGACTTCTTCGCCCAGCTGATCTACCTGTCCTATCCCAGCAGCGAGACCGTACCCGTCGCCCTGCGGCGGTTCGTCGACGCGACCGGCGACTCGTCATACGGGCAACTGCTGGCCATGTCGGTGCTGTCGCTGATGCCGACCTTCATCGTCTTCCTCCTCGCCCAGCGCCGGATCGTCGAGGGCATCGCCACGACCGGCCTCAAGGGCTAG
- a CDS encoding ABC transporter substrate-binding protein, which produces MTTPLNRRRFLQAGLAAGVLAPLLSACNLDPAAKEAKNSVRFSSYGDPTKLGLRSKLADQYTSSHPDVKMVFEGTATAEYWDKLATQMAGGNAPDVINIDIARIGQYGAAGALQSLQKYIPDTIDTKPFDKNLLSQGQLKGEQFGIPVAMGAYSMGYDVTVLDKLGLEHPKETWTWSDFATLANEIRQKSGKKIYGAEDPSGDTASLQIFLRGKGEDLYKDGALAFTEASLTEWFEYWAALRATGGTIPADIAAQAKYGDWPTSPLVKKQAALAHIHTPNLKGGFQDLTKNTIDITLPPRNTKDGKCGTFPAPSSYLSLNAKSQRADDAAGFINWFANGEEAAKTLRLISGPPASAAGRDVLLKGSDLSASEKQVLAYTDLALKNAFAPPQASPAASTAVGDLLLKTSQDIAFGKISIKQGVPKFIAGATKTLDGK; this is translated from the coding sequence ATGACCACACCTCTCAACCGGCGGCGCTTCCTGCAGGCCGGACTCGCGGCCGGCGTACTCGCACCCCTGCTGTCGGCCTGCAACCTCGACCCCGCGGCCAAGGAGGCGAAGAACTCGGTCCGGTTCAGCAGCTACGGCGACCCGACCAAGCTCGGGCTGCGCAGCAAGCTCGCGGACCAGTACACCTCGAGCCATCCGGACGTGAAGATGGTCTTCGAGGGCACCGCGACCGCGGAGTACTGGGACAAGCTCGCCACCCAGATGGCCGGCGGCAACGCCCCGGACGTGATCAACATCGACATCGCCCGGATCGGCCAGTACGGCGCGGCCGGTGCACTGCAGTCGTTGCAGAAGTACATCCCTGACACCATCGACACCAAGCCGTTCGACAAGAACCTGCTCAGCCAGGGCCAGTTGAAGGGCGAGCAGTTCGGCATCCCGGTCGCGATGGGCGCCTACAGCATGGGGTACGACGTGACCGTGCTCGACAAGCTCGGTCTGGAGCACCCGAAGGAGACCTGGACCTGGTCCGACTTCGCGACCCTGGCCAACGAGATCCGGCAGAAGTCCGGCAAGAAGATCTACGGCGCGGAGGACCCCAGTGGGGACACGGCCTCGTTGCAGATCTTCCTGCGGGGCAAGGGCGAAGACCTGTACAAGGACGGCGCGCTCGCGTTCACCGAGGCCTCGCTGACCGAGTGGTTCGAGTACTGGGCCGCGCTGCGGGCGACCGGTGGCACGATCCCCGCCGACATCGCGGCCCAGGCCAAGTACGGTGACTGGCCGACCAGCCCACTGGTCAAGAAGCAGGCCGCGCTCGCGCACATCCACACGCCCAACCTCAAGGGCGGTTTCCAGGACCTGACCAAGAACACCATCGACATCACCCTGCCGCCGCGGAACACGAAGGACGGCAAGTGCGGGACCTTCCCGGCGCCGAGCAGCTACCTGTCGCTGAACGCCAAGAGCCAGCGCGCGGACGACGCTGCCGGGTTCATCAACTGGTTCGCCAACGGGGAGGAGGCCGCGAAGACCTTGCGGCTGATCAGCGGCCCGCCCGCCTCGGCCGCCGGCCGGGACGTACTGCTGAAGGGCAGCGACCTGTCGGCCAGCGAGAAGCAGGTGCTGGCCTACACCGACCTGGCGCTGAAGAACGCCTTCGCCCCGCCGCAGGCCAGCCCGGCCGCGTCGACCGCCGTCGGCGACCTGTTGCTGAAGACCAGCCAGGACATCGCTTTCGGGAAGATCTCGATCAAGCAGGGCGTACCGAAGTTCATCGCCGGCGCCACCAAGACCCTCGACGGCAAGTGA
- a CDS encoding FAD-binding oxidoreductase translates to MDELRQVLRGRLVTPGDPDWDQVRRGWNLSVDQQPAAVVEATGPSDVEFTIAYAGAHGLKVAAEAGGHGATRALDGAIVVRTDALDDVQVDPQARIARLGAGVRWATVQTALDGTGLTGLPGTSGNISVAGFCTSGGFSWFSRPFGSGAGSLRSAELVDGTGVRRWIDDTVDPDLMWALRGGGGNFGVVTSIEVDLHPAPEIVGGRLMFPIEQSEAVLTAYAKATQEAPEQVTLWAYLIHYPQSPALPVDVRGKSFCMVDAITPYAPEALEGVLSTIRAAGTPVADAFTPLTPSGVAEMNAVPAPPQALSLITSTFDELTPELIGTLLEYAGQPSLIFQVQIRHLRVSGEVGHPGVAAADPAAQYMVLAVSIVPVPELQESAVAALRSLKETLAPWRTGEMPPTGLSAWESLQDSISESDLARLREIK, encoded by the coding sequence ATGGATGAACTGCGTCAGGTACTGCGCGGGCGACTGGTAACGCCGGGCGACCCGGACTGGGACCAGGTACGGCGAGGGTGGAACCTGTCCGTGGATCAGCAGCCTGCGGCCGTCGTCGAGGCGACCGGACCGAGTGACGTCGAGTTCACGATCGCGTACGCCGGTGCGCACGGACTGAAGGTGGCTGCGGAAGCAGGCGGCCACGGTGCGACCCGTGCGCTCGACGGAGCGATCGTGGTGCGCACCGACGCGCTCGACGACGTTCAGGTCGACCCGCAGGCACGCATCGCGCGGCTCGGCGCTGGCGTGCGGTGGGCGACCGTGCAGACAGCACTGGACGGCACAGGGCTGACTGGACTGCCTGGCACGAGCGGAAACATCTCTGTGGCCGGCTTCTGCACCAGTGGCGGGTTCTCGTGGTTCTCCCGCCCGTTCGGGAGCGGTGCGGGCAGTCTGCGGTCCGCGGAGCTCGTCGACGGCACCGGGGTCCGCCGATGGATCGACGACACGGTCGACCCGGACCTGATGTGGGCGCTGCGCGGTGGCGGCGGGAACTTCGGTGTGGTGACGTCGATCGAGGTGGACCTGCATCCGGCTCCGGAGATCGTCGGCGGTCGGCTGATGTTCCCGATCGAGCAGTCCGAGGCGGTGCTGACGGCATACGCGAAGGCGACCCAGGAAGCGCCGGAGCAGGTGACGCTGTGGGCGTACCTGATCCACTACCCGCAGTCACCGGCGCTGCCGGTCGACGTACGGGGCAAGTCGTTCTGCATGGTCGACGCCATCACGCCGTACGCACCGGAGGCATTGGAGGGAGTGCTGTCGACCATCCGTGCGGCCGGGACACCTGTTGCTGACGCGTTCACCCCGCTGACGCCCAGCGGGGTCGCGGAGATGAATGCGGTGCCGGCGCCGCCACAGGCCCTGTCGCTGATCACCAGTACGTTCGACGAGCTGACTCCGGAGCTGATCGGCACGCTGCTGGAGTACGCCGGTCAGCCGTCGCTGATCTTCCAGGTCCAGATCCGGCACCTAAGGGTGAGTGGTGAGGTCGGTCACCCCGGAGTGGCTGCGGCTGACCCGGCTGCGCAGTACATGGTCCTCGCCGTCTCCATTGTGCCGGTGCCGGAGCTGCAGGAGTCCGCAGTGGCGGCACTTCGGTCGCTGAAGGAGACACTGGCGCCGTGGCGCACCGGTGAGATGCCGCCGACCGGTCTGTCCGCGTGGGAGTCGCTGCAGGACTCCATCAGCGAGTCCGACCTGGCCAGGCTCCGCGAGATCAAGTAG
- a CDS encoding acyltransferase: MLPTEPLRLDFLPWEYKRTASDADRERQAERQARLGGSVELATDVYVAESAAVYCDELTMGERSYIAAHAYVTGQIALGSDSTINPFSAVRGKVQIGDGVRIGAHTSLLAFNHGTAPGQPIFKQPHTALGITIGDDVWIGSNVTILDGVTVGPHTIIGAGAVVTKNIPANSVAAGNPARVLRSRTGSSMSGDLRTQLSAFAAKARAQVDDVLARCWDGQRFVDRPDLGHEPAVRPWCDAIEIADLLVRRTPLGHTRDDLVRRLRHRQDPKTGLVAPGDLSDAGLDLSDDTELSVLEGPAGYHVLCVGYALQVLGSSFEHPIDTAFTFADLDNLPWARRSWSAGSGIDHLGTAIARNLHDHKESGPIEALMGWLVTRVDPTTGAWGHQHPDDGWLQVVNGFYRLTRGTYAQFGLPLPYPEQAVATVLAHSNDRRMFTGDNYNSCNILDVIHPLWLARKQTTYGEQEGRRWAEEQLRAILPRWVDGAGFAFAPDGTDDRAIPGLQGTEMWLAIIWLLSDYLGLSDALGYRPRGVHRPEPLVSLH, from the coding sequence ATGCTGCCGACTGAGCCGTTGCGACTGGATTTCCTGCCGTGGGAGTACAAGCGGACGGCCTCCGACGCCGACCGCGAACGCCAGGCCGAGCGGCAGGCGCGGCTCGGCGGGTCGGTCGAGCTCGCCACCGACGTGTACGTCGCGGAGTCGGCCGCCGTGTACTGCGACGAGCTGACGATGGGGGAGCGCTCGTACATCGCCGCGCACGCCTATGTCACCGGGCAGATCGCGCTCGGATCCGACTCCACGATCAACCCGTTCTCGGCGGTCCGCGGCAAGGTGCAGATCGGCGACGGCGTCCGGATCGGCGCCCACACCTCGCTGCTCGCCTTCAACCACGGCACTGCTCCTGGTCAGCCGATCTTCAAGCAACCTCACACCGCCCTCGGCATCACGATCGGCGACGACGTCTGGATCGGCTCCAACGTGACGATCCTCGACGGTGTCACCGTCGGCCCGCACACCATCATCGGCGCCGGCGCGGTCGTCACCAAGAACATCCCGGCCAACTCGGTCGCCGCCGGCAACCCCGCCCGCGTCCTCCGCTCGCGAACAGGATCCTCCATGTCAGGTGACCTCCGGACCCAACTCTCCGCCTTCGCCGCCAAGGCCCGTGCGCAGGTGGACGACGTACTCGCCCGCTGTTGGGACGGTCAGCGTTTCGTCGACCGGCCCGACCTCGGCCACGAGCCGGCGGTGCGGCCCTGGTGCGACGCGATCGAGATCGCCGACCTGCTGGTACGCCGTACTCCGCTCGGTCACACCCGCGACGACCTGGTCCGCCGTCTCCGTCACCGGCAGGATCCGAAGACCGGGCTGGTCGCACCAGGAGACCTGTCCGACGCCGGGCTGGATCTTTCCGACGACACCGAACTGTCCGTCCTGGAAGGCCCGGCCGGCTACCACGTGCTGTGCGTCGGCTACGCGCTCCAGGTCCTCGGCAGCAGCTTCGAGCATCCGATCGACACCGCCTTCACCTTCGCCGACCTGGACAACTTGCCTTGGGCAAGGAGGTCCTGGTCGGCCGGGTCCGGTATCGACCACCTCGGCACCGCGATCGCCCGGAATCTCCACGACCACAAGGAATCCGGCCCGATCGAGGCGCTGATGGGCTGGCTGGTGACGAGGGTCGACCCAACGACCGGTGCTTGGGGACACCAGCATCCTGATGACGGCTGGTTGCAGGTCGTGAACGGCTTCTACCGCCTCACCCGCGGTACGTACGCCCAGTTCGGCCTCCCGCTGCCGTACCCGGAACAGGCGGTCGCCACTGTTCTTGCCCACAGCAACGATCGGCGGATGTTCACCGGCGACAACTACAACTCCTGCAACATTCTCGACGTCATCCACCCGCTGTGGCTGGCCCGCAAGCAGACGACGTACGGCGAGCAGGAGGGCCGCCGCTGGGCCGAGGAGCAGCTGCGCGCGATCCTGCCCCGGTGGGTCGACGGGGCCGGCTTCGCGTTCGCCCCGGACGGCACGGACGACCGCGCGATCCCCGGCCTGCAAGGCACCGAGATGTGGCTGGCGATCATCTGGCTGCTCTCCGACTACCTAGGCCTGTCCGACGCCCTCGGCTACCGCCCCCGCGGCGTACACCGCCCCGAACCGCTCGTCAGCCTTCACTGA
- a CDS encoding LacI family DNA-binding transcriptional regulator — protein sequence MTTSGSATDGEVGDQGPQSSTRRSHRVTISDLARRLHISKASVSYALNGRAGVSEETRQRVLALAEELGFHPNSAAVALSASRTRTIGIVIARDPALISTEAFYMRTLVGIEQYLNEVDSSLLLRLTGEHGEDLDVLRRWSRQGRVDGFILFDEHDDDPRIPLLKELGVPCVVVSSNAPDDTVGRLISSPEETVGLLLDHLVELGHRNVAHISGPFTFVHEQLRVQILQEQAARRGVAVRHIEGSYRYDDGAELTRQLLADPDPPTAIVLGNDLMAVAALRVAMDLGTAVPAEVSILAWDDSPLCELARPGITAVDQKTMERGRAAADLLLRIVTGDSEIHEEAPSGELRARDSSGPAPS from the coding sequence ATGACGACGAGCGGATCTGCGACCGACGGTGAAGTCGGCGACCAGGGCCCGCAGAGCAGTACGCGCCGCAGTCATCGGGTCACGATCAGCGATCTCGCCCGCCGGCTGCACATCTCGAAGGCCTCGGTCTCGTACGCACTGAACGGCCGCGCCGGGGTCAGCGAGGAGACCCGCCAGCGGGTGCTCGCCCTGGCCGAGGAGCTGGGCTTCCACCCGAACTCCGCCGCGGTCGCACTGTCGGCCAGCCGGACCCGGACCATCGGCATCGTGATCGCCCGCGACCCCGCGCTGATCTCCACCGAAGCGTTCTACATGCGCACGCTGGTCGGCATCGAGCAGTACCTGAACGAGGTCGACTCCTCGCTGCTGCTCCGGCTCACCGGCGAGCACGGCGAGGATCTCGACGTACTGCGGCGGTGGTCGCGGCAGGGACGGGTCGACGGGTTCATCCTGTTCGACGAGCACGACGACGACCCGCGAATCCCCCTGCTGAAGGAGCTCGGGGTGCCGTGCGTGGTGGTGAGCTCGAACGCGCCGGACGACACGGTCGGGCGGCTGATCAGCTCGCCCGAGGAGACGGTCGGGTTGCTGCTCGATCACCTGGTCGAGCTCGGGCACCGCAATGTCGCGCACATCAGCGGGCCGTTCACGTTCGTCCACGAGCAGTTGCGGGTGCAGATCCTGCAGGAGCAGGCGGCGCGGCGCGGGGTCGCAGTACGGCACATCGAAGGCAGCTACCGGTACGACGACGGCGCCGAGCTCACGCGTCAGCTGCTGGCCGACCCGGATCCGCCGACCGCGATCGTGCTCGGGAACGACCTGATGGCGGTCGCCGCGCTACGGGTGGCGATGGACCTCGGTACGGCGGTGCCGGCCGAGGTGTCGATCCTCGCCTGGGACGACTCACCGCTGTGCGAACTGGCCCGCCCCGGCATCACCGCGGTCGACCAGAAAACGATGGAACGCGGCCGCGCCGCCGCGGATCTGCTCCTCCGGATCGTCACCGGCGACAGCGAAATTCACGAGGAAGCACCTTCGGGCGAACTCCGCGCCCGGGATTCCAGCGGACCGGCTCCTTCCTGA